One stretch of Columba livia isolate bColLiv1 breed racing homer chromosome 29, bColLiv1.pat.W.v2, whole genome shotgun sequence DNA includes these proteins:
- the KANSL2 gene encoding KAT8 regulatory NSL complex subunit 2 isoform X2 → MNRIRIHVLPSSRGRLTPVPRAPEPLACAFSQRPCSQPRLDGQDFCIKHILEDRSAPFKQCSYVSTKNGRRCPNAAPKPEKKDGVSFCAEHARRNALALQAQMKKSNPGPVSETLLCQLSSYARPELGAQSAESSRSEASRILDEDSWSDGEQDPLTVEQTWRGDPDSEADSIDSDQEDPLKHAGVYTAEEVALIMREKLIRLQSLYIDQFKRLQHLLKEKKRRYLHSRKGEHEAIGNSLLTGPEGLMAKERENLKRLKCLRRYRQRYGVEALLHRQLRERRMLVTDGAAQQAHTTRSSQRCLAFVNDVRCSNPSLPMTRHCLTHICQDANQTLFKPCQGSEEVPCNKPVPVSLAEEPCCPLHLRLPPQMYVPEQGPPGPAELDAAPAELYLSAAELQPSESLPLEFSDDLDVVGDGMQCPPSPLLFDPSITLDQSLRDVPEAPIDILALEEPAHPGVPTAPAERGGSSARGFSPLTGPAAELPAQSHPLLAACRPGPRDDRHVEEASSSSSSSTQACGAAANGSLEPASLS, encoded by the exons ATGAACAGGATTCGGATCCACGTTTTGCCGTCGAGCCGGGGCCGCCTGACGCCGGTGCCGCGGGCGCCGGAGCCGCTGGCGTGCGCCTTCAGCCAGCGGCCGTGCTCCCAGCCGCGCCTGGACGGCCAGGACTTCTGCATCAAGCACATCCTGGAGGACCGGAGCGCCCCGTTCAAGCAGTGCAGCTACGTCTCCACCAAGAACGGGCGGCGGTGCCCGAACGCTGCGCCCAAACCGGAGAAGAAGGATGG CGTGTCGTTCTGCGCGGAGCACGCCCGGCGGAACGCGCTGGCGCTCCAGGCTCAGATGAAGAAGTCCAACCCCGGGCCTGTCAGCGAGACGCTCCTCTGCCAGCTCAGCTCGTACGCCAGACCGGAGCTGGGCGCCCAGAGCGCCGAGAGCAGCCGCAGCGAGGCCAGTCGCATCCTGG ACGAGGACAGCTGGAGCGACGGCGAGCAGGACCCGCTCACGGTGGAGCAGACGTGGCGGGGGGACCCGGACAGCGAGGCCGACAGCATCGACAGCGACCAGGAGGATCCATTGAA GCACGCTGGCGTGTACACGGCTGAGGAGGTGGCTCTGATCATGCGCGAGAAGCTGATCCGCCTGCAGTCTCTGTACATCGACCAGTTCAAACGGCTCCAGCACCTGCTGAAGGAGAAGAAGCGCCGCTACCTGCACAGCCGCAAGGGAGAGCACGAGGCCATAGGCAA cagcctcctgacGGGCCCCGAGGGGCTGATGGCCAAGGAACGGGAGAACCTGAAGCGTCTCAAGTGCCTGCGGCGCTACCGGCAGCGTTACGGCGTGGAGGCCCTGCTGCACCGGCAGCTGCGCGAGCGCAGGATGTTGGTGACCGACGGCGCGGCCCAGCAG GCTCACACCACCCGCTCCAGCCAGCGCTGCTTGGCCTTTGTCAACGACGTCCGGTGCTCCAACCCGTCCCTGCCGATGACCAGGCACTGCCTCACAC ATATCTGCCAGGACGCCAATCAGACGCTGTTCAAGCCGTGCCAAGGCTCGGAGGAGGTTCCCTGCAACAAGCCGGTCCCCGTCAGCCTGGCCGAGGAGCCGTGCTGCCCGCTGCACCTCCGCCTGCCCCCGCAGATGTACGTCCCGGAGCagggcccccccggccccgccgagcTGGACGCGGCGCCCGCCGAGCTGTACCTGAGCGCGGCCGAGCtgcagcccagcgagagcctgCCGCTGGAGTTCAGCGAC GACCTGGACGTGGTGGGCGATGGCATGCAGTGTCCCCCGTCCCCCCTGCTCTTCGATCCATCCATCACTCTCGATCAGTCGCTCCGAGACGTCCCCGAGGCTCCCATAGACATCCTGGCGCTGGAGGAGCCGGCGCACCCGGGTGTCCCCACGGCCCCCGCGGAACGTGGCGGCTCCTCTGCCCGCGGCTTCTCCCCGCTCACCGGGCCCGCGGCCGAGCTGCCGGCACAG agccacCCGCTGCTGGCAGCGTGCCGGCCGGGGCCCAGGGACGACCGGCACGTGGAGGAagcatcttcatcttcatcctcctccacTCAGGCCTGCGGAGCGGCCGCCAACGGGAGCCTGGAGCCGGCGTCGCTGAGCTGA
- the KANSL2 gene encoding KAT8 regulatory NSL complex subunit 2 isoform X1 — translation MNRIRIHVLPSSRGRLTPVPRAPEPLACAFSQRPCSQPRLDGQDFCIKHILEDRSAPFKQCSYVSTKNGRRCPNAAPKPEKKDGVSFCAEHARRNALALQAQMKKSNPGPVSETLLCQLSSYARPELGAQSAESSRSEASRILDEDSWSDGEQDPLTVEQTWRGDPDSEADSIDSDQEDPLKHAGVYTAEEVALIMREKLIRLQSLYIDQFKRLQHLLKEKKRRYLHSRKGEHEAIGNSLLTGPEGLMAKERENLKRLKCLRRYRQRYGVEALLHRQLRERRMLVTDGAAQQAHTTRSSQRCLAFVNDVRCSNPSLPMTRHCLTHICQDANQTLFKPCQGSEEVPCNKPVPVSLAEEPCCPLHLRLPPQMYVPEQGPPGPAELDAAPAELYLSAAELQPSESLPLEFSDDLDVVGDGMQCPPSPLLFDPSITLDQSLRDVPEAPIDILALEEPAHPGVPTAPAERGGSSARGFSPLTGPAAELPAQQSHPLLAACRPGPRDDRHVEEASSSSSSSTQACGAAANGSLEPASLS, via the exons ATGAACAGGATTCGGATCCACGTTTTGCCGTCGAGCCGGGGCCGCCTGACGCCGGTGCCGCGGGCGCCGGAGCCGCTGGCGTGCGCCTTCAGCCAGCGGCCGTGCTCCCAGCCGCGCCTGGACGGCCAGGACTTCTGCATCAAGCACATCCTGGAGGACCGGAGCGCCCCGTTCAAGCAGTGCAGCTACGTCTCCACCAAGAACGGGCGGCGGTGCCCGAACGCTGCGCCCAAACCGGAGAAGAAGGATGG CGTGTCGTTCTGCGCGGAGCACGCCCGGCGGAACGCGCTGGCGCTCCAGGCTCAGATGAAGAAGTCCAACCCCGGGCCTGTCAGCGAGACGCTCCTCTGCCAGCTCAGCTCGTACGCCAGACCGGAGCTGGGCGCCCAGAGCGCCGAGAGCAGCCGCAGCGAGGCCAGTCGCATCCTGG ACGAGGACAGCTGGAGCGACGGCGAGCAGGACCCGCTCACGGTGGAGCAGACGTGGCGGGGGGACCCGGACAGCGAGGCCGACAGCATCGACAGCGACCAGGAGGATCCATTGAA GCACGCTGGCGTGTACACGGCTGAGGAGGTGGCTCTGATCATGCGCGAGAAGCTGATCCGCCTGCAGTCTCTGTACATCGACCAGTTCAAACGGCTCCAGCACCTGCTGAAGGAGAAGAAGCGCCGCTACCTGCACAGCCGCAAGGGAGAGCACGAGGCCATAGGCAA cagcctcctgacGGGCCCCGAGGGGCTGATGGCCAAGGAACGGGAGAACCTGAAGCGTCTCAAGTGCCTGCGGCGCTACCGGCAGCGTTACGGCGTGGAGGCCCTGCTGCACCGGCAGCTGCGCGAGCGCAGGATGTTGGTGACCGACGGCGCGGCCCAGCAG GCTCACACCACCCGCTCCAGCCAGCGCTGCTTGGCCTTTGTCAACGACGTCCGGTGCTCCAACCCGTCCCTGCCGATGACCAGGCACTGCCTCACAC ATATCTGCCAGGACGCCAATCAGACGCTGTTCAAGCCGTGCCAAGGCTCGGAGGAGGTTCCCTGCAACAAGCCGGTCCCCGTCAGCCTGGCCGAGGAGCCGTGCTGCCCGCTGCACCTCCGCCTGCCCCCGCAGATGTACGTCCCGGAGCagggcccccccggccccgccgagcTGGACGCGGCGCCCGCCGAGCTGTACCTGAGCGCGGCCGAGCtgcagcccagcgagagcctgCCGCTGGAGTTCAGCGAC GACCTGGACGTGGTGGGCGATGGCATGCAGTGTCCCCCGTCCCCCCTGCTCTTCGATCCATCCATCACTCTCGATCAGTCGCTCCGAGACGTCCCCGAGGCTCCCATAGACATCCTGGCGCTGGAGGAGCCGGCGCACCCGGGTGTCCCCACGGCCCCCGCGGAACGTGGCGGCTCCTCTGCCCGCGGCTTCTCCCCGCTCACCGGGCCCGCGGCCGAGCTGCCGGCACAG cagagccacCCGCTGCTGGCAGCGTGCCGGCCGGGGCCCAGGGACGACCGGCACGTGGAGGAagcatcttcatcttcatcctcctccacTCAGGCCTGCGGAGCGGCCGCCAACGGGAGCCTGGAGCCGGCGTCGCTGAGCTGA